A genomic region of Kribbella sp. NBC_00382 contains the following coding sequences:
- a CDS encoding LacI family DNA-binding transcriptional regulator yields the protein MSERLTQRDIARLARVSQTTVSLVLNNRTAASARIPMETRDRVLKVIRETGYVADPLARRLLQQRNQILGVFTYESVFPSASADFYHPFLSGIEESAEELGCDLLLFTSAPVTDGRRLVFHDNNRLRIADGSLLLGRRIPASELSRLVAENYPFVSVGRRDNPLLPDGTPAVIPYVGADYTTATATVAARALQLGHEKVAFVGPGEGAESSADRLTGFRQVAPRGLHLQGGEVLEELLARGITAVFVEDLADAAALATAARARGLDVPGDLSVVALGDASRPVEGDGEYSGFHIPRKEMGRRAVGLLEAILSGDVDDPQQLLPCELVDGSTLAQAKGF from the coding sequence ATGAGCGAGCGGTTGACGCAGCGGGACATCGCGCGGCTGGCGCGGGTCAGCCAGACGACCGTCTCGCTGGTGCTGAACAACCGCACGGCCGCGTCGGCGCGGATCCCGATGGAGACGCGGGACCGGGTGCTGAAGGTGATCCGGGAGACCGGGTACGTCGCGGACCCGCTCGCACGGAGGTTACTGCAGCAGCGCAACCAGATCCTCGGGGTGTTCACCTACGAGTCGGTGTTCCCGAGCGCGAGCGCCGATTTCTACCACCCGTTCCTGAGCGGCATCGAGGAAAGCGCCGAAGAACTCGGCTGCGACCTCCTCCTCTTCACCAGCGCGCCAGTCACCGACGGCCGCCGCCTCGTCTTCCACGACAACAACCGCCTCCGCATCGCCGACGGCTCCCTCCTCCTAGGCCGCCGCATCCCCGCCTCCGAACTGAGCCGCCTGGTAGCCGAGAACTACCCCTTCGTCTCAGTAGGCCGCCGCGACAACCCCCTCCTACCGGACGGCACCCCCGCGGTCATCCCCTACGTAGGCGCCGACTACACGACAGCCACCGCAACCGTCGCCGCCCGCGCGTTGCAGCTAGGCCACGAGAAGGTCGCCTTCGTTGGCCCGGGTGAGGGCGCAGAGTCATCGGCCGACCGCCTCACAGGCTTCCGACAGGTAGCCCCACGAGGCCTTCATCTGCAGGGCGGTGAAGTGCTTGAGGAGTTGCTGGCTCGCGGGATTACTGCGGTGTTCGTGGAGGATCTGGCGGACGCAGCTGCGCTCGCGACAGCGGCTCGGGCGCGCGGGTTGGACGTACCGGGGGATTTGTCGGTGGTTGCGCTTGGTGATGCGAGTCGGCCGGTGGAGGGGGATGGGGAGTACTCGGGGTTTCACATTCCTCGGAAGGAGATGGGGCGGCGGGCGGTCGGGTTGCTGGAGGCGATCTTGTCCGGGGATGTGGACGACCCGCAGCAGCTCCTGCCGTGTGAGCTCGTCGATGGAAGCACGCTCGCTCAGGCGAAAGGGTTTTGA
- a CDS encoding FAD-dependent oxidoreductase translates to METDVLVIGGGLGGVAAALGALRGGRSVVMTEEYDWLGGQLTSQAVPPDEHTWVEQFGVTASYRALRDGIRDYYRQYYPLTAESRAAAELNPGAGYVSKLCHEPRVAVAVLESMLAPYRASRRLQILQPYKPIAATTDGDRVTSVTVQHRDSADQLTLTAPYILDATETGELLPLTGTEYVTGFESQATTGEPSAPAEAQPLNMQAVSFCFAVDHVDGNQVGDKPANYAYWRNYQPPFWGDRMLSWNAPDPRTLAPSRRTFTPNPDDDPLAVVADQRRTGGDTNLWTFRRIAARRHFTPGAYESDICLVNWPMIDYLDGPVFDVPDAAKHLASAKELSQAVFYWLQTEAPRPDGGTGFQGLRLRGDLLDSADGLAQAPYIRESRRIAAEYTVVEQDLSVAVRGAKGAAEYGDSVGVGMYRIDLHPSTGGDNYIDVASSPFRIPLGALIPQRVENLLPASKNLGTTHITNGCYRLHPVEWNIGEAAGLLAAFCLDRRVSPRAVRNSPALLSDFQAVLVAQGLELSWPDVSGY, encoded by the coding sequence ATGGAGACGGATGTGCTGGTGATCGGTGGCGGGCTCGGTGGGGTTGCTGCGGCGCTGGGGGCCTTGCGGGGTGGGCGGTCGGTGGTGATGACCGAGGAGTACGACTGGTTGGGTGGGCAGTTGACCAGCCAGGCGGTACCACCGGACGAGCACACGTGGGTCGAACAGTTCGGGGTCACCGCGTCGTACCGGGCACTCCGGGACGGGATCCGCGACTACTACCGCCAGTACTACCCACTCACTGCCGAGTCGAGAGCAGCAGCGGAGCTCAACCCCGGCGCCGGCTACGTATCCAAGCTCTGCCACGAACCGCGAGTCGCCGTAGCCGTGCTGGAGTCGATGCTCGCGCCGTACCGCGCCAGCCGCCGGCTGCAGATTCTCCAACCGTACAAGCCGATCGCGGCCACCACCGACGGCGACCGGGTGACCTCGGTGACCGTCCAGCACCGGGACAGCGCAGACCAACTCACCCTGACCGCGCCGTACATCCTCGACGCCACCGAGACCGGAGAGCTCCTCCCCCTCACCGGCACCGAGTACGTGACCGGCTTCGAGTCCCAGGCGACCACCGGTGAGCCCAGCGCACCAGCAGAAGCCCAACCGCTCAACATGCAAGCAGTGTCGTTCTGCTTCGCGGTGGACCACGTCGACGGCAACCAGGTTGGCGACAAGCCGGCCAACTACGCGTACTGGCGCAACTACCAGCCACCGTTCTGGGGCGACCGCATGCTCTCCTGGAACGCCCCTGACCCACGCACTCTCGCCCCCTCGCGCCGGACCTTCACCCCCAATCCGGACGACGACCCACTCGCAGTAGTGGCCGACCAGCGGCGTACCGGCGGTGATACCAACCTCTGGACCTTCCGGCGGATCGCTGCGCGCAGGCACTTCACCCCTGGCGCCTACGAGTCCGACATCTGCCTGGTGAACTGGCCGATGATCGACTACCTCGACGGCCCGGTGTTCGACGTACCAGACGCTGCCAAGCACCTGGCGAGCGCTAAGGAGCTCTCGCAGGCTGTCTTCTACTGGCTCCAGACTGAAGCGCCCCGGCCTGACGGCGGTACCGGCTTCCAGGGGCTTCGGCTCCGCGGCGACCTCCTGGACTCAGCAGACGGCCTGGCGCAGGCCCCGTACATCAGGGAGTCGCGGCGCATCGCAGCGGAGTACACGGTCGTCGAGCAGGACCTGTCAGTCGCAGTACGCGGGGCGAAGGGCGCAGCGGAGTACGGCGACAGTGTGGGCGTCGGGATGTACCGGATCGACCTGCACCCGTCCACGGGTGGCGACAACTACATCGACGTGGCCAGCAGTCCGTTCCGGATCCCACTCGGGGCATTGATCCCGCAGCGGGTCGAGAACCTGCTGCCGGCCAGTAAGAACCTAGGCACCACCCACATCACCAACGGCTGCTACCGGCTGCACCCGGTCGAGTGGAACATCGGCGAGGCCGCGGGGCTGCTCGCTGCCTTCTGCCTGGACCGTCGCGTCAGCCCGCGCGCGGTCCGCAACTCCCCTGCTCTGCTCAGCGACTTCCAGGCAGTACTGGTCGCCCAGGGCCTCGAACTGAGCTGGCCGGACGTCTCCGGCTACTGA
- a CDS encoding ABC transporter substrate-binding protein, which produces MKLRLLTAAVSAAALLALAGCGGSDSDGAAASGPIDLRMTIWSANAKHTALFDQLATAYKKDHPEIGKISFESIPFDSYTTALTTQIGGGNAPDLAWILESTAPDFVTSGALEPIDKDPDLLPSATATWEQDGKLFAYPFSTSPLGVFVNTDLVTAAGRPTPAQQIAAGTWTWDQAVATGAAVQAKTGKGGIVVGDFDYKGWDTLNTIWAGWGARPWSEDGKSCGFDQQPMVDAMTFVHKTIFTDKAMPGPGRTTDFFAGDASMVLTQISRAALLEKAKFKWDLVPLPKGPAGEYSVVGQAGIGVMKRGKHADEAKKFLAYFTNQENSAKLAQFFPPPRKSQLTTSLLAKANPLLKPEQLQSVVIDGIERGDIKTSHTGYAELQQTVRAALDPLWKPDADVKAVLSSVCSKINPLLSK; this is translated from the coding sequence ATGAAACTCCGACTCCTCACAGCAGCGGTCTCAGCCGCAGCGCTGCTGGCCTTGGCCGGCTGTGGCGGCTCCGACAGCGACGGCGCGGCAGCGTCCGGACCGATCGACCTGCGGATGACGATCTGGAGCGCGAATGCCAAGCACACCGCGCTGTTCGACCAGCTCGCCACCGCCTACAAGAAGGATCACCCGGAGATCGGCAAGATCTCCTTCGAGTCGATCCCGTTCGACAGCTACACGACCGCGCTGACCACCCAGATCGGCGGCGGCAACGCTCCCGACCTGGCCTGGATCCTGGAGAGCACCGCGCCGGACTTCGTCACCTCGGGCGCGCTGGAACCGATCGACAAGGATCCAGACCTGTTGCCCAGCGCAACAGCCACCTGGGAGCAGGACGGCAAGCTGTTCGCCTATCCCTTCTCTACTTCGCCGCTGGGGGTCTTCGTCAACACCGATCTGGTGACGGCGGCCGGACGACCGACCCCTGCACAGCAGATCGCGGCCGGTACGTGGACCTGGGACCAGGCGGTCGCCACCGGCGCCGCAGTACAGGCGAAGACCGGCAAGGGCGGCATCGTGGTCGGCGACTTCGACTACAAAGGCTGGGACACGCTGAACACGATCTGGGCCGGCTGGGGCGCGCGGCCGTGGAGCGAAGACGGCAAGAGCTGCGGGTTCGACCAGCAGCCGATGGTGGACGCGATGACCTTTGTCCACAAGACCATCTTCACCGACAAGGCGATGCCCGGCCCGGGTCGGACGACGGACTTCTTCGCGGGCGACGCATCGATGGTACTGACCCAGATCAGCCGCGCGGCCCTGCTGGAGAAGGCGAAGTTCAAGTGGGATCTGGTACCACTACCGAAGGGCCCGGCCGGTGAGTACTCGGTGGTCGGGCAGGCCGGGATCGGCGTGATGAAACGCGGCAAGCACGCCGACGAGGCGAAGAAGTTCCTTGCCTACTTCACCAATCAGGAGAACTCAGCCAAGCTCGCGCAGTTCTTCCCGCCGCCCCGCAAGTCGCAGCTCACCACCTCGCTGCTGGCGAAGGCCAATCCCCTGCTCAAGCCCGAGCAGCTGCAGAGTGTCGTGATCGACGGCATCGAGCGCGGCGACATCAAGACCAGCCACACCGGGTACGCCGAACTGCAGCAGACCGTCCGCGCTGCCCTCGACCCGCTCTGGAAGCCGGACGCCGACGTCAAGGCTGTGCTCTCGAGTGTGTGCTCGAAGATCAACCCGCTGTTGAGCAAATGA
- a CDS encoding carbohydrate ABC transporter permease: protein MTLLVDKPVTATSKPARAPYWNMRRRDELAGWLFITPQLIGIVAFVIVPLGLVVWYSLHEWNVLAGTFDFVGAGNYKALADDARLGPALRATGMFSLGLVVLNLSLALFLAVLLNQKLRGTVFFRTLFFSPVVVTLVAWTIVWGFLLQDNGGINGFLNTLGIDGPNWLRGDATAMISVIVVQLFKGVGLNMVLFLAALQGVPAELYEAARIDGASAWARFRRVTVPLISPTILLTSILTVVGSLQVFAQIAVLTQGGPGTSTTVLVYYLYQQAFQFHHFGYGATISLLLFVIVLALTFLQWRMRRKWAFYENQ from the coding sequence ATGACCCTACTTGTCGACAAGCCGGTGACTGCGACGTCGAAGCCGGCCCGGGCACCGTACTGGAACATGCGAAGGCGTGATGAGCTGGCCGGCTGGTTGTTCATCACGCCGCAGCTGATCGGGATCGTTGCCTTCGTCATCGTTCCGCTCGGGCTGGTGGTCTGGTACAGCCTGCACGAGTGGAACGTGCTGGCCGGCACCTTCGACTTCGTTGGCGCCGGCAACTACAAGGCGCTGGCCGACGATGCCCGGCTGGGTCCGGCGCTGCGGGCGACCGGGATGTTCTCCCTCGGGCTGGTGGTGCTCAACCTCAGCCTCGCGTTGTTCCTCGCAGTACTGCTCAACCAGAAGCTGCGCGGGACCGTCTTCTTCCGGACGCTGTTCTTCTCGCCCGTTGTCGTCACGCTGGTCGCCTGGACGATCGTCTGGGGTTTCCTGCTGCAGGACAACGGCGGGATCAACGGCTTCCTGAACACGCTGGGAATCGATGGGCCCAACTGGCTGCGGGGTGACGCGACGGCGATGATCTCGGTGATCGTCGTGCAGCTCTTCAAGGGCGTCGGGCTCAACATGGTGCTGTTTCTCGCTGCCCTGCAAGGCGTTCCGGCCGAGCTCTACGAGGCCGCGCGCATCGACGGCGCCTCGGCCTGGGCGCGGTTCCGCCGGGTGACGGTGCCGCTGATCAGCCCGACGATCCTGCTGACGTCGATCCTGACGGTGGTCGGTTCGCTGCAGGTGTTCGCGCAGATCGCAGTACTGACGCAAGGCGGGCCGGGGACATCGACGACCGTGCTCGTCTACTACCTGTACCAGCAGGCCTTCCAGTTCCATCACTTCGGGTACGGCGCGACGATCTCGTTGTTGCTCTTCGTCATCGTGCTCGCGCTGACCTTCCTGCAGTGGCGAATGCGCCGGAAGTGGGCCTTCTATGAAAACCAATAG
- a CDS encoding carbohydrate ABC transporter permease — translation MSRKGKLLLYGVLLVCCVPFVFPTWWMATASLKPVNEIFAFTLFPHAPTLDAYRQVFELQPFGRQYLNSCYIAVIVTLGTLVVSSLAGYAFARIKFRGAGVVFLVVLAGLLVPNEVTIIPLYRMFDSLGLVNTHWPLILIPMLGAPSVLATFIMRQFFITLPRELEEAGRMDGLGRLGLFWQVSLPLARPAIGAVAIFTFLHSWNLYLEPIVFLSSKDRFTIPQALTQYVDAYGGAMWNVQLAAATLSALPVLIIFVLAQRQFVEGLAQTGLKG, via the coding sequence ATGAGTCGTAAAGGCAAGCTTCTCCTGTACGGCGTACTGCTGGTCTGCTGCGTGCCTTTCGTCTTCCCCACCTGGTGGATGGCGACGGCATCGCTGAAGCCGGTCAACGAGATCTTCGCCTTCACACTGTTCCCCCACGCGCCGACGCTGGATGCGTACCGGCAGGTGTTCGAACTGCAGCCGTTCGGCCGGCAGTACCTGAACAGCTGCTACATCGCCGTGATCGTCACCCTCGGCACGCTGGTCGTCTCGTCACTGGCGGGCTATGCCTTCGCCCGGATCAAGTTCCGCGGCGCCGGCGTCGTCTTCCTGGTCGTACTGGCCGGCCTGCTCGTCCCGAACGAGGTGACGATCATCCCGCTGTACCGGATGTTCGACTCGCTCGGCCTGGTCAACACCCATTGGCCACTGATCTTGATCCCGATGCTCGGCGCCCCCAGCGTCCTGGCCACCTTCATCATGCGCCAGTTCTTCATCACCCTCCCCCGCGAACTCGAGGAGGCCGGCCGGATGGACGGGCTGGGCCGCCTGGGCCTGTTCTGGCAGGTCTCCCTCCCCCTGGCCCGCCCGGCGATCGGCGCGGTCGCCATCTTCACCTTCTTACACAGCTGGAACCTCTACCTAGAACCGATCGTTTTCCTCTCCAGCAAGGACCGTTTCACCATCCCCCAAGCCCTCACCCAGTACGTCGACGCCTACGGCGGCGCCATGTGGAACGTCCAACTGGCCGCCGCCACCCTCTCCGCCCTCCCCGTCCTCATCATCTTCGTCCTGGCCCAACGCCAATTCGTCGAAGGCCTGGCCCAAACCGGCCTGAAGGGCTGA
- a CDS encoding NAD(P)H-binding protein gives MTKILITGATGNVGRELTAQLPADAIRLLSRNPGADQSRPGLVGGPEVVGGDLGLPDGLGTALEGVDTVFLIWPFLSADAADGVLAEIGRRRVVYLSSSGVSEGHDDPINRMHAELERLVAAHAAEWTILRSNTIASNARGWAGQIRSTGVVRGPDIPATAVVHERDVASVAARALTSDGLNGERLVVTGPAVISRAEQVAAIGAAIGRELRFEAVAADDARAQMLADGRPAALVEALLANVGRPASGLVTTTVAGLTGVPARSFGAWAEERAGEFR, from the coding sequence ATGACCAAGATCCTGATCACCGGCGCGACCGGCAACGTCGGGCGTGAGCTGACTGCGCAGCTACCAGCCGACGCGATCCGGCTGCTCTCTCGCAATCCCGGCGCTGACCAGAGCCGGCCGGGGCTAGTCGGTGGGCCTGAGGTGGTGGGTGGGGATCTTGGGCTGCCGGATGGTTTGGGGACGGCGCTGGAGGGGGTCGACACGGTCTTCTTGATCTGGCCGTTCTTGAGCGCGGACGCTGCGGACGGAGTACTGGCTGAGATCGGGCGGCGGCGGGTCGTCTATCTGTCGTCATCTGGGGTGTCGGAGGGGCATGACGATCCGATCAACCGGATGCATGCGGAGCTGGAGCGGCTGGTGGCGGCGCATGCCGCTGAGTGGACGATTCTGCGGTCGAACACGATTGCTTCGAACGCTCGGGGGTGGGCCGGGCAGATTCGTAGTACGGGGGTCGTCCGGGGGCCGGACATTCCCGCGACCGCCGTCGTCCATGAGCGTGATGTTGCCTCGGTTGCTGCTCGTGCGTTGACGTCGGACGGGCTCAACGGTGAGCGACTGGTGGTGACCGGGCCTGCCGTGATCAGCCGGGCCGAGCAGGTTGCGGCGATCGGGGCCGCGATCGGGCGGGAGTTGCGGTTCGAGGCGGTGGCGGCTGACGATGCCCGCGCGCAGATGCTTGCCGATGGGCGTCCGGCGGCCCTGGTGGAGGCGTTGCTTGCCAATGTCGGGAGGCCGGCGTCCGGGCTGGTCACGACTACGGTCGCGGGGCTTACCGGCGTACCGGCGCGGTCGTTCGGGGCGTGGGCCGAGGAGCGGGCCGGCGAATTCCGCTGA
- a CDS encoding dihydrofolate reductase family protein: MTFHAAVFIATSLDGFIARPDGSIDWLTERGEQAGDTGYDEFMAAVDTVVVGRNTYEKALTFDFWPYEGKQVEVLSTTLPADADERIIVHRTLDGLVQTLEDRGAKRVYTDGGRVIQTFLRAGLLNELTITVVPILLGTGLPLFADLDHDIPLTHNATRTLGAGLTQSDYTVKR, translated from the coding sequence GTGACGTTTCATGCCGCGGTTTTCATTGCGACCAGCCTCGACGGATTCATCGCGCGCCCGGACGGGTCGATCGACTGGCTCACCGAGCGGGGTGAGCAGGCCGGCGACACCGGGTACGACGAGTTCATGGCGGCGGTGGACACCGTCGTCGTAGGCCGCAACACCTACGAGAAGGCGCTCACCTTCGACTTCTGGCCGTACGAGGGCAAGCAGGTCGAGGTGCTCAGCACGACGCTGCCCGCCGACGCGGACGAGCGCATCATCGTGCACCGCACCCTCGACGGCCTGGTCCAGACCCTCGAGGACCGCGGCGCCAAGCGCGTCTACACCGACGGCGGCCGCGTCATCCAGACCTTCCTCCGAGCCGGCCTCCTGAACGAACTGACCATCACCGTCGTCCCAATCCTCCTAGGCACCGGCCTCCCCCTCTTCGCCGACCTCGACCACGACATCCCCCTAACCCACAACGCCACCCGCACCCTCGGCGCCGGCCTCACCCAGTCCGACTACACCGTCAAGCGCTGA
- a CDS encoding S26 family signal peptidase, which produces MRRLALALAATTAVVLVLRHRYLSVQVVGTSMTPTLRPGERIIVRRTTVANLRHGQIVVLANSSPAPDDPPWLVKRLTALPGDPIPRDTVPALRDVPEQVVPPNRLVILGDNDSASHDSRTVGYYDATTLLGVAVRQRLTV; this is translated from the coding sequence ATGCGCCGCCTCGCGCTCGCCCTGGCCGCGACCACCGCCGTCGTCCTCGTACTACGACATCGCTACCTCAGCGTCCAGGTAGTGGGGACGAGCATGACCCCCACCCTCCGGCCCGGCGAACGAATCATCGTCCGCCGAACCACCGTGGCGAACCTCCGCCACGGCCAGATCGTCGTACTGGCCAACTCCTCACCAGCCCCCGACGACCCACCCTGGCTGGTGAAGCGCCTGACAGCCCTCCCCGGCGACCCGATCCCTCGCGACACCGTCCCAGCCCTCCGCGACGTCCCGGAGCAAGTAGTACCGCCCAACCGGCTGGTCATCCTCGGCGACAACGACAGCGCCAGCCACGACTCCCGCACCGTCGGCTACTACGACGCGACCACCCTGCTCGGCGTCGCGGTACGTCAGCGCTTGACGGTGTAG
- a CDS encoding ABC transporter ATP-binding protein, whose translation MTDEGPRRFDSIRAIGTAYRLAWWASGHRLVAYLGVTVMSAVVPVASVWLLKGLLDHVSRGGGGLPWSGIGLVALGFVAIGMSPAQRYLHNEVGRRTGRRALSDLYLATGRLFGLARMEDPVFRDRLRMAQQAGRSGPTQTVDGVLAVGQSLITLIGLFAVLVAVSPVLAAVAVVGGLPSLVAQLRLSRTRARVMWQLSPVERREFFYAELQTELPAAKELRLLDLGEFFRLRMLSELGKADIERRKLDRRELRAQLLLGILSALVSGAGITWAIIAAGNGRLSVGDVSAFIAGLTGVLAGTGVLVGQLAYLNQSLISHEHYRAVLAVQPDLESPPDPPPVPVLRTAIVLRDVWFRYGPDHPWVLRGVDLTIRAGESLALVGLNGAGKSTLVKLLCRFYDPDRGTITWDGEDLRRLSVTSLRERIGAVFQDYMTYELSVADNIGVGDLPARTDEARIHAAASRAGLDPTIHALPRGYQTLLSRSFLSDADPDTDGDADPTSGSMLSGGQSQRLALARAFMRDRRDLLILDEPSSGLDAEAEHQIHRGLRDHRTGATSVLISHRLGAIRDADRIVVLSDGQIIEQGTHLELISTDGEYARLFTLQSEGYQPDPATA comes from the coding sequence GTGACCGACGAAGGGCCCCGGCGCTTCGACTCGATCCGGGCCATCGGTACGGCGTACAGGCTGGCCTGGTGGGCTTCGGGCCATCGGTTGGTCGCCTATCTCGGGGTCACCGTGATGAGCGCGGTCGTCCCGGTGGCGTCGGTCTGGCTCCTCAAGGGATTGCTCGACCACGTCAGCCGAGGTGGCGGCGGACTTCCCTGGAGTGGAATCGGCCTGGTGGCACTGGGGTTCGTGGCCATCGGTATGTCGCCGGCACAGCGCTATCTGCACAACGAGGTCGGCAGACGTACCGGTCGCCGGGCGTTGTCCGATCTTTACCTGGCGACCGGGAGGCTGTTCGGCCTGGCCCGGATGGAGGATCCGGTCTTCCGCGACCGGCTGAGAATGGCACAGCAAGCGGGGCGGTCGGGCCCGACGCAAACCGTGGACGGAGTGCTGGCGGTCGGTCAGAGCCTGATCACCCTGATCGGGCTGTTCGCCGTGCTGGTAGCGGTCAGTCCGGTACTGGCGGCGGTGGCCGTGGTCGGCGGACTGCCTTCCCTGGTTGCCCAGCTTCGGTTGAGCCGCACCCGCGCCCGGGTGATGTGGCAACTCAGTCCGGTCGAGCGCCGCGAGTTCTTCTATGCGGAGCTGCAGACCGAACTACCGGCCGCGAAAGAGCTGCGGCTGCTCGACCTGGGCGAGTTCTTCCGGCTCCGGATGCTCAGCGAGCTCGGCAAGGCCGACATCGAGCGCCGCAAGCTGGACCGGCGCGAGCTGCGCGCCCAACTGCTGCTGGGCATCCTGTCCGCCCTGGTCAGCGGCGCCGGGATCACCTGGGCGATCATTGCTGCAGGCAACGGCCGGCTGAGTGTCGGCGATGTGTCCGCCTTCATCGCAGGGCTGACCGGAGTGCTCGCCGGTACCGGCGTCCTGGTCGGTCAGCTCGCCTATCTCAACCAGTCGCTGATCAGCCACGAGCACTACCGCGCGGTGCTCGCCGTCCAACCCGACCTGGAGTCGCCGCCCGACCCTCCGCCGGTCCCGGTACTACGAACCGCCATCGTCCTGCGCGACGTCTGGTTCCGCTACGGCCCCGACCACCCGTGGGTACTGCGTGGTGTGGACCTGACGATCCGGGCCGGCGAATCCCTTGCGCTGGTCGGTCTCAACGGCGCGGGCAAGAGCACCTTGGTGAAGCTCCTCTGCCGCTTCTACGACCCCGACCGCGGCACGATCACCTGGGACGGCGAGGACCTGCGCCGACTGTCGGTGACGAGCCTGCGCGAACGGATCGGCGCGGTCTTCCAGGACTACATGACCTACGAACTGAGCGTCGCCGACAACATCGGAGTGGGCGACCTGCCGGCCCGGACCGACGAAGCCAGGATCCACGCCGCCGCCAGCCGGGCCGGCCTCGATCCCACGATCCACGCCCTTCCGCGCGGCTACCAAACCCTGCTGTCGCGCTCGTTCCTGTCGGACGCAGACCCAGACACCGATGGCGACGCCGACCCCACCAGCGGATCGATGCTGTCCGGTGGCCAGAGCCAGCGGCTCGCGCTGGCCCGCGCCTTCATGCGGGACCGCCGGGACCTGCTGATCCTCGACGAACCGAGCTCGGGCCTCGACGCCGAGGCAGAACACCAGATCCACCGAGGACTTCGGGACCATCGCACCGGCGCGACGAGCGTCCTGATCTCCCACCGGCTCGGCGCGATCCGTGACGCCGACCGCATCGTCGTACTCTCCGACGGCCAGATCATCGAGCAAGGCACCCACCTTGAACTGATCTCGACGGACGGCGAGTACGCCCGCCTCTTCACCCTCCAGTCCGAGGGCTACCAACCCGACCCCGCCACCGCCTGA
- a CDS encoding TlpA family protein disulfide reductase gives MSVLSAAVVLVGLIGLLNLVLSFGIIRRLRAQATDQHAHSSRPKPTIRPTTLEDGERVVAVDAVTIDGRTVELPFAGPSFVGFFSATCSSCKEQLIPFVVTAERQPAGVQVLAVVGGTDEEAAPYLAELLSGRSEVLIVREQEDGPIQKAFGIMGFPAFTILDDGVLHGSDFQVSALPDRP, from the coding sequence GTGTCTGTACTGTCCGCCGCCGTCGTGCTCGTCGGCCTGATCGGCCTGCTGAACTTGGTGCTGTCGTTCGGCATCATCCGCCGGCTCCGGGCCCAGGCGACCGACCAGCACGCGCACTCCAGCCGGCCGAAGCCGACCATCCGGCCAACTACGCTCGAGGACGGCGAACGGGTGGTCGCCGTCGATGCCGTCACGATCGACGGCCGAACGGTCGAGCTGCCGTTCGCCGGCCCGAGCTTCGTCGGCTTCTTCTCCGCGACCTGCTCGAGCTGCAAGGAGCAGCTCATCCCGTTCGTCGTCACTGCCGAGCGGCAGCCGGCCGGCGTACAGGTGCTGGCGGTCGTCGGCGGTACCGACGAGGAAGCCGCGCCCTACCTCGCAGAGTTGCTCAGCGGCCGGTCGGAGGTGCTCATCGTCCGGGAACAGGAGGACGGGCCGATCCAGAAGGCGTTCGGGATCATGGGGTTCCCGGCGTTCACGATCCTCGACGACGGTGTGCTGCACGGCTCCGATTTCCAGGTCTCGGCATTGCCGGACCGACCGTGA
- a CDS encoding MauE/DoxX family redox-associated membrane protein, whose translation MSLGHLGRTADRRVTGPAMALLALLCTVFAASAYGKVRSTTAWQSFMSSLKPLGLVPERLLRPAAIVLPAVELALAIALLAGVLGGFAKLDGVLAIARWAAAGAIAVLFVLTVGVATAVARRTKASCACFGASTRPLGRLHVVRNATLLIIAVLALLATGDRSASAGALVVGAVAGVVGAALIIRLEDLADLFFPAPA comes from the coding sequence GTGTCCCTCGGACACCTCGGTCGTACTGCGGACCGACGCGTGACCGGCCCGGCGATGGCCCTGCTGGCCTTGCTGTGCACGGTTTTCGCGGCATCGGCGTACGGGAAGGTTCGCAGTACGACCGCGTGGCAGTCGTTCATGTCCTCGCTGAAACCGCTTGGGCTGGTCCCGGAGCGGTTGCTCCGCCCTGCCGCCATCGTCTTGCCGGCGGTCGAGCTGGCGTTGGCGATCGCCTTGCTGGCAGGCGTTCTGGGCGGATTCGCGAAGCTCGATGGCGTGCTGGCCATCGCCCGCTGGGCCGCAGCCGGCGCGATTGCCGTGCTGTTCGTCCTCACTGTCGGCGTCGCGACAGCGGTCGCTCGCCGTACCAAAGCATCATGCGCTTGTTTCGGTGCCAGCACCCGGCCACTGGGCCGGTTGCATGTCGTGCGAAACGCGACCCTGTTGATCATTGCGGTGCTGGCCCTGCTCGCCACCGGCGACCGATCGGCGTCGGCGGGAGCGCTGGTGGTCGGAGCCGTGGCCGGAGTAGTCGGTGCGGCGCTGATCATCCGGCTCGAGGATCTGGCCGACCTGTTCTTCCCTGCCCCAGCCTGA